A single genomic interval of Spinacia oleracea cultivar Varoflay chromosome 6, BTI_SOV_V1, whole genome shotgun sequence harbors:
- the LOC110794905 gene encoding early light-induced protein 1, chloroplastic-like, translated as MAMSMQVQALLSNSVGAFTNGTSKAYPLGFNPRMAKRVNFGVKCMAEEKVGGEPKLDSGLPKPNPTVSSSPTSIPTPRPQPKKVSTNFTDLFAFSGPAPERINGRLAMIGFVAAIAVELSNGTDLFTQISGGGSQWFLGTSILFSAASLVPLLQGSRAEAKTEGLMNANAELWNGRIAMLGLVALAFTEFVTGSALV; from the coding sequence ATGGCAATGTCAATGCAAGTTCAAGCCCTTCTTTCCAACTCTGTTGGTGCCTTCACTAATGGCACCTCCAAGGCATATCCACTAGGGTTCAATCCACGAATGGCAAAACGTGTCAATTTCGGTGTGAAGTGTATGGCGGAGGAGAAGGTTGGAGGTGAACCAAAGCTCGACTCTGGTTTACCAAAGCCAAACCCCACTGTATCGTCTTCACCCACCTCGATCCCAACACCTAGACCACAACCAAAGAAAGTCAGCACAAACTTCACCGACTTGTTCGCCTTTAGCGGCCCTGCACCGGAAAGGATCAACGGCCGTCTAGCCATGATCGGGTTCGTGGCTGCAATAGCAGTAGAGCTATCTAATGGCACTGACCTATTTACTCAAATATCCGGCGGTGGATCACAATGGTTCCTCGGAACAAGCATCCTTTTTTCGGCAGCATCATTGGTGCCGTTGCTCCAAGGAAGCCGAGCAGAAGCTAAAACTGAAGGGTTAATGAATGCCAACGCCGAGCTATGGAATGGTAGGATTGCTATGTTAGGCCTTGTAGCCTTGGCTTTCACTGAGTTTGTTACCGGTAGTGCGCTTGTTTAA
- the LOC110794906 gene encoding early light-induced protein 1, chloroplastic-like, whose amino-acid sequence MAMSMQVQALLSNSVGAFSTGSSKAYPVGFNPRIAKRVNFGVKCMAEEKVGGEPKLDSGLPKPNPTVLSSPTSIPTPRPQPKKVSTNFTDLFAFSGPAPERINGRLAMIGFVAAIAVELSNGTDLFSQISGSGSQWFLGTSILFSAASLVPLLQGSRPEAKTEGLMNANAELWNGRIAMLGLVALAFTEFVTGSALV is encoded by the coding sequence ATGGCAATGTCTATGCAAGTTCAAGCCCTTCTTTCCAACTCTGTTGGTGCCTTCTCTACTGGCAGCTCCAAGGCGTATCCAGTTGGGTTCAATCCTCGTATAGCTAAACGCGTCAATTTCGGAGTGAAGTGTATGGCGGAGGAGAAGGTTGGAGGTGAACCAAAGCTCGACTCCGGTTTACCAAAGCCAAACCCCACTGTATTGTCTTCACCCACCTCGATCCCAACACCTAGACCACAACCAAAGAAGGTCAGCACAAACTTCACAGACTTGTTTGCCTTTAGCGGCCCTGCACCGGAAAGGATCAACGGCCGCCTAGCCATGATCGGGTTCGTGGCCGCAATAGCCGTAGAGCTATCTAACGGCACTGACCTATTTTCTCAAATATCCGGCAGTGGATCACAATGGTTCCTCGGAACAAGCATCCTTTTTTCGGCAGCATCATTGGTGCCATTGCTCCAAGGAAGCCGACCAGAAGCTAAAACTGAAGGGTTAATGAATGCCAACGCCGAGCTATGGAATGGTAGGATTGCTATGTTAGGCCTTGTAGCCTTGGCTTTCACTGAGTTTGTTACCGGTAGTGCGCTTGTTTAA